Proteins from a single region of Macrotis lagotis isolate mMagLag1 chromosome 2, bilby.v1.9.chrom.fasta, whole genome shotgun sequence:
- the RNF43 gene encoding E3 ubiquitin-protein ligase RNF43 isoform X2 encodes MSHPLYLCNASDDDNLEPGFISIVKLESPRRAPRPCLSLASKARMAGERGASAVLFDITEDRAAAEQLQQPLGLRWPVVLIWDKDAEKLMEFVYKNQKAHVRIELKEPPTWPDYDVWILLTVVGIIFVVILASVLRIRCHPRHRPEPLQQRTAWAISQLATRRYRTNCRQIQSQWSDSGSSCSSAPICAICLEEFTDGQELRVISCRHEFHRNCVDPWLHQHQTCPLCMFNIIEGDPFSQSSGPPRPYQEPGRRLHLIRQHPGHAHYHLPAAYLQGAPQTLAAQLPRPGPLLSSMEHGSWHHHPPRTLHLGHTCTQPRPSASQHPHAGNWRLSRLRTCSMQHPSACSASPRRSRPHDSSGSGESYRTERSGYLADGPASDSSSGPCHGSSSDSVVNCTDISLQGIHGSSSTFRSSLSDFDPLVYCSPEGETQKEVQPSIGYRPRSLDSVVPKADVQMSSHIHYHKHRHHHYKKRFQWHGRNASPETGPPQFRLTAFRTESHSEPPLVQKAPKSMPPSPSRQVSYTRPRALTESHCGSGENSGPSSAHLPSPLGLQRPTVLTRHQQRKRRGLPEPISSTRLQDIPMIPSFQALPHHDSSLTYPWPREVRPLIPGPLGLDTRLLPDATGPCYSNSQPMWLCLTHCHPLSPCSAEERTSEWSPGVLEDRTCPHPHCQVLTAQPGPEEEIEELCEQAV; translated from the exons tCTCACCCTCTTTACCTATGCAATGCCAGTGATGATGACAACCTGGAACCTGGTTTCATAAGCATTGTCAAGCTGGAAAGCCCAAGGAGAGCTCCCCGACCCTGTCTGTCATTGGCCAGCAAG GCCCGGATGGCAGGTGAAAGAGGAGCGAGTGCTGTCCTCTTTGATATCACTGAGGATCGTGCAGCTGCTGAGCAG TTGCAGCAGCCCCTGGGACTGAGGTGGCCAGTGGTGTTGATTTGGGACAAGGATGCTGAGAAGTTGATGGAATTTGTATACAAGAACCAAAAGGCCCATGTGCGAATTGAGCTAAAGGAACCTCCAACTTGG CCAGATTATGACGTGTGGATCCTCCTCACAGTGGTGGGCATAATCTTTGTGGTCATCCTTGCTTCTGTGCTACGGATCCGATGCCACCCTCGCCACAGACCG GAACCCTTGCAACAACGAACAGCTTGGGCCATCAGCCAATTGGCCACTCGAAGGTACAGGACCAACTGCAGACAAATCCAGTCCCAGTGGTCTGACTCTGGGAGCAGCTGTAGCTCTGCACCCATCTGTGCAATCTGCCTAGAAGAGTTTACAGATGGTCAG GAGCTACGGGTTATTTCTTGCCGCCATGAATTCCACCGTAATTGTGTGGACCCTTGGTTGCATCAGCACCAGACCTGCCCACTCTGCATGTTCAACATCATAG agGGAGATCCATTTTCCCAATCCTCAGGACCCCCACGTCCATACCAAGAACCTGGCAGAAGACTTCATCTCATTCGACAACATCCTGGTCATGCCCACTATCATCTCCCTGCAGCATACTTGCAAGGTGCTCCACAGACTCTGGCAGCCCAACTTCCTCGGCCTGGCCCCTTGTTATCCTCCATGGAGCATGGTTCTTGGCATCATCACCCACCCAGAACCTTGCATTTAGGACATACATGCACTCAGCCTCGTCCATCGGCTTCTCAGCATCCCCATGCTGGTAACTGGAGGCTTAGTCGACTCAGAACCTGTTCCATGCAACATCCATCAGCTTGCTCAGCCTCTCCACGACGGTCAAGGCCACATGATAGCAGTGGGTCAGGGGAGAGCTATCGTACAGAGAGAAGTGGTTACCTGGCAGATGGACCAGCCAGTGACTCCAGTTCTGGGCCCTGCCATGGTTCTTCCAGTGACTCAGTGGTCAATTGCACAGACATTAGCCTTCAGGGTATCCATGGCAGCAGTTCTACCTTCCGAAGCTCTCTTAGTGACTTTGACCCCTTGGTATACTGTAGCCCTGAAGGTGAGACCCAGAAGGAGGTGCAACCTAGTATAGGTTATCGGCCTCGCTCTCTGGACTCAGTAGTGCCAAAAGCAGATGTCCAAATGTCCAGCCACATCCACTACCATAAACACCGGCACCATCATTACAAAAAACGCTTCCAGTGGCATGGCAGGAATGCTAGCCCAGAAACTGGACCACCCCAGTTCAGGCTCACAGCTTTCAGGACAGAATCCCACTCAGAGCCACCTCTTGTCCAGAAAGCCCCCAAATCTATGCCCCCATCCCCATCTAGGCAGGTCTCTTATACAAGACCTCGGGCCCTCACAGAATCACACTGTGGCTCTGGAGAAAACTCTGGTCCCAGTTCTGCTCACCTTCCTAGTCCTTTAGGATTACAGAGACCTACTGTCTTGACAAGACACCAACAGAGGAAACGGAGGGGACTTCCAGAGCCTATCTCATCCACCCGACTCCAGGACATTCCCATGATCCCTAGTTTCCAAGCCCTTCCCCATCATGATTCTAGCTTAACATATCCCTGGCCTCGAGAAGTCCGCCCTTTAATCCCTGGACCGCTGGGCTTGGATACAAGGCTGCTACCAGATGCTACAGGACCCTGTTATTCAAACTCACAGCCCATGTGGCTGTGCCTCACACACTGTCATCCTCTGAGTCCTTGTTCGGCTGAGGAGAGAACCTCTGAATGGAGTCCTGGTGTCCTGGAGGACAGGACGTGTCCTCATCCACACTGTCAGGTGCTGACAGCCCAGCCTG GTCCAGAGGAGGAGATCGAAGAGCTGTGTGAACAGGCAGTGTGA
- the SUPT4H1 gene encoding transcription elongation factor SPT4: protein MALETVPKDLRHLRACLLCSLVKTIDQFEYDGCDNCDSYLQMKGNREMVYDCTSSSFDGIIAMMSPEDSWVSKWQRVSTFKPGVYAVSVTGRLPQGIVRELKSRGVVYKSRDTAIKT, encoded by the exons ATGGCGTTGGAGACGGTTCCCAAGGACCTGCGGCACTTGCGAGCTTGTCTTCTCTGTTCCTTGGTTAAG ACTATCGACCAATTTGAGTATGATGGCTGTGATAACTGCGACTCATACCTACAGATGAAAGGTAACCGAGAGATGGTATATGACTGTACAAGTTCTTCTTTTGATGG GATCATTGCAATGATGAGTCCGGAGGACAGCTGGGTCTCTAAATGGCAGCGAGTTA GTACTTTCAAGCCTGGAGTTTATGCAGTGTCAGTCACTGGCCGTCTGCCTCAAG GAATTGTTCGGGAGCTAAAGAGCCGAGGTGTGGTCTACAAATCCAGAGACACAGCAATCAAGACTTAG